Proteins from a single region of Stigmatella erecta:
- a CDS encoding TolC family protein yields the protein MHFRYFPFFCLLSVAAPGLALAAQAEPPAAPAPFQPKIEDPMLTPAPGAARQVSSWDEALKMLRERSSDLRIAQSNVQRAEGLWRQALSSLLPTARLSGGVGHDLLNPDVPVLATSGSPLVGQAGEGDKAPTSPLLSGSISLTQSLVNVSAWRGVSAAGSTEESARSNLQDVQRRLTLGLAQALVATVAAERTAELNRVGLRQALERAALTQRSFELGAGTQLDVVRVRQDVEVARASLISGDEQLRRTREALGLTLGLPEAVGVRTSFQLQGLVEQTRDECAPLKALSERPDLVAARAQASAARDSRRQASAGYLPTLGLSSNVVAYTTDPGFGTVPTWSISAILSVPIWEGGLREGLVRERAALEAQSAETLLRTGREVEVEVARARRSVEVAETLVKTSAAALELAERTDNLTRRAFEVGRGSSLELVQSGAALRQAQLALALREFELVQSRLSAFLTEARCDW from the coding sequence ATGCATTTCAGGTATTTCCCGTTCTTTTGCCTCTTGAGTGTCGCGGCTCCAGGGCTGGCCCTGGCGGCTCAGGCCGAGCCTCCGGCGGCCCCCGCGCCCTTCCAGCCCAAGATCGAGGACCCCATGCTCACCCCCGCGCCCGGGGCGGCGCGGCAGGTGTCGAGCTGGGACGAGGCGCTGAAGATGCTGCGCGAGCGCTCCTCGGACCTGCGGATCGCCCAGTCCAACGTTCAGCGCGCCGAAGGCTTGTGGCGCCAGGCCCTCTCCTCGCTGCTGCCCACCGCGCGCCTGTCGGGCGGTGTGGGGCATGACCTGCTCAACCCGGATGTCCCCGTGCTGGCGACCTCGGGCAGCCCCCTGGTGGGCCAGGCGGGGGAGGGAGACAAGGCGCCGACCTCGCCGCTCTTGAGCGGCTCCATCTCGCTGACGCAGTCCCTGGTGAACGTGAGCGCCTGGCGCGGGGTGTCGGCCGCTGGCTCGACCGAGGAGAGCGCTCGGTCGAACCTCCAGGATGTGCAGCGCCGCCTCACGCTGGGGCTGGCCCAGGCGTTGGTGGCCACCGTGGCGGCCGAGCGCACCGCAGAGCTGAACCGCGTGGGCTTGCGGCAGGCCCTGGAGCGCGCCGCGCTGACCCAGCGCTCCTTCGAGCTGGGGGCGGGCACGCAGCTCGACGTGGTGCGCGTGCGTCAGGACGTGGAAGTCGCCCGCGCCTCGCTCATCTCGGGAGACGAGCAGCTGCGCCGGACCCGGGAGGCGCTGGGGCTGACGCTGGGCTTGCCCGAGGCGGTGGGGGTGCGGACATCCTTCCAGCTTCAGGGCCTGGTGGAGCAGACCCGCGACGAGTGCGCACCGCTGAAGGCCCTGAGTGAGCGGCCGGATCTCGTGGCCGCGCGGGCCCAGGCGTCCGCGGCACGCGACAGCCGGCGCCAGGCCTCCGCGGGCTACCTGCCCACGCTGGGGCTCTCCAGCAACGTCGTGGCGTACACCACGGATCCGGGCTTCGGAACGGTGCCCACCTGGAGCATCTCCGCCATCCTGTCGGTGCCCATCTGGGAGGGCGGCCTGCGGGAGGGGCTGGTGCGCGAGCGCGCGGCGCTCGAGGCGCAGTCGGCCGAGACGCTGCTGCGCACCGGCCGCGAGGTGGAGGTGGAGGTGGCGCGCGCCCGGCGGAGCGTGGAGGTGGCCGAGACCCTGGTGAAGACGTCGGCCGCGGCGCTGGAGCTGGCGGAGCGGACGGACAATCTGACCCGCCGCGCCTTCGAGGTCGGCCGGGGCAGCAGCCTGGAGCTGGTGCAGAGCGGCGCGGCCCTGCGCCAGGCGCAGTTGGCGCTCGCCCTGCGGGAGTTCGAGCTCGTTCAGTCGAGACTGAGTGCATTTTTGACGGAGGCCCGATGCGACTGGTGA
- a CDS encoding efflux RND transporter periplasmic adaptor subunit produces the protein MRLVKKMRPLRVLAVGMFGVACVAGAVGCAKPPAKAPPPPREIEVVNLAPSEVRDTGEYLGTLQSRQSVTLLPQVAGYVRAIHVKPGQKVEAGAPLIDVDARGETAAVENARAQRSSREVDLELARRTMTRTEALHKEGLASAQELERVQAQVQAAEAAARAAGAQLTQREVQLQFHVVRAPFAGTVGDIVVRVGDSVGLSTVLTSVAQADVLEVSVSVPSERARSLRTDTPLELLDSRGKVLLTSSVFFIAPQADPRTQLVEVRAAFRNTVGLRPSELVRARLVYSTRQALQLPVLAVVRQSGQPFALVVREKEGKTVVERRPIQLGTLGEMAYVVESGLKQGDQVAVTSLQSLRDGAPVKVKQAAVRVGKELSAGASGGAVGGSR, from the coding sequence ATGCGACTGGTGAAGAAGATGCGCCCCCTGAGGGTACTGGCGGTTGGAATGTTCGGGGTTGCGTGCGTCGCGGGGGCCGTGGGGTGTGCCAAGCCGCCCGCGAAGGCGCCGCCGCCGCCGCGTGAAATCGAAGTCGTGAACCTGGCGCCCAGCGAGGTGCGGGACACCGGCGAGTACCTCGGCACGCTCCAGTCGCGTCAGAGCGTCACCCTGTTGCCCCAGGTGGCGGGCTACGTGCGCGCCATTCACGTGAAGCCGGGCCAGAAGGTGGAGGCCGGCGCGCCGCTCATCGACGTGGATGCGCGCGGCGAGACGGCCGCGGTCGAGAACGCCCGCGCCCAGCGCAGCTCCCGGGAAGTGGACCTGGAGCTGGCGCGCCGCACGATGACCCGCACCGAGGCCCTCCACAAGGAGGGGCTGGCGAGCGCCCAGGAGCTGGAGCGCGTCCAGGCCCAGGTGCAGGCCGCCGAGGCCGCCGCGCGCGCGGCCGGCGCCCAGCTGACCCAGCGCGAGGTGCAGCTGCAGTTCCACGTGGTGCGGGCCCCCTTCGCGGGCACCGTGGGCGACATCGTGGTCCGCGTGGGCGACTCGGTCGGCCTGTCCACGGTGCTGACGAGCGTGGCCCAGGCGGATGTGCTGGAGGTGAGCGTCTCGGTGCCCTCCGAGCGGGCCCGCTCGCTGCGGACCGACACGCCGCTGGAGCTCCTCGACTCGCGCGGCAAGGTGCTGCTCACCAGCAGCGTCTTCTTCATCGCGCCGCAGGCGGACCCCCGCACCCAGCTCGTGGAGGTCCGCGCCGCCTTCCGCAACACCGTGGGGCTGCGTCCCAGCGAGCTGGTGCGCGCGCGCCTCGTCTACTCCACGCGCCAGGCGCTGCAGCTGCCGGTGCTCGCGGTGGTGCGCCAGAGCGGCCAGCCCTTCGCGCTCGTGGTGCGGGAGAAGGAAGGCAAGACGGTGGTGGAGCGGCGGCCCATCCAGCTCGGCACCCTGGGCGAGATGGCCTACGTGGTGGAGAGCGGCCTGAAGCAAGGGGATCAGGTGGCGGTCACCTCGCTGCAGTCCCTGAGGGACGGGGCACCGGTGAAGGTGAAGCAGGCCGCCGTCCGGGTGGGCAAGGAGCTGAGCGCCGGGGCCAGCGGCGGTGCGGTGGGGGGAAGCCGCTAG
- a CDS encoding MBOAT family O-acyltransferase gives MRDVGLPVLLVGALYAASMGAGWLAAGAAWRRRLALLVSGAVLWLPFLAPADLPTFRALLGLGGVWFLARAVELTRTSRSFPAWDRMRHAVALLDVRKARNVAPWLDGAALKRLAVAAPLVGLAWGVLAYGCPLLSGGLRLAVRWGAGLVFLYTAVEAAMSLVLIAYGLRGMDPRPLHDDPLLSRTISEFWNHRWNQTVHRFLKQHVFVPVARRRGVWGGTAAVFGVSALGHAAFMLPAVGPFWAGMMGAFFLVQLPLVWLERVLAVGRWPAPLAHLWTVTWLGASSPLFVEPCLQIVDTWGGG, from the coding sequence ATGCGGGATGTGGGGCTCCCAGTCCTCCTCGTGGGGGCGCTGTACGCGGCCTCGATGGGCGCGGGGTGGCTCGCGGCCGGCGCGGCCTGGCGCCGGAGGCTGGCCCTGCTCGTGTCCGGCGCGGTGCTCTGGCTTCCCTTCCTCGCTCCCGCGGACCTGCCCACCTTCCGGGCCCTCTTGGGGCTGGGGGGCGTCTGGTTCCTGGCCCGCGCCGTGGAGCTGACGCGGACCTCCCGGAGCTTCCCGGCGTGGGACCGGATGCGGCATGCCGTGGCCCTCCTCGATGTCCGCAAGGCCCGGAACGTGGCCCCCTGGCTCGATGGGGCCGCGCTGAAGCGTCTGGCGGTGGCGGCGCCCCTCGTGGGGCTTGCCTGGGGAGTTCTGGCCTATGGATGCCCGCTGCTCTCGGGCGGCCTTCGCCTGGCGGTGCGCTGGGGGGCGGGCCTCGTGTTCCTGTACACGGCCGTGGAGGCCGCCATGTCGCTCGTGCTGATCGCATATGGCCTGCGGGGGATGGATCCACGCCCGCTCCACGACGATCCGCTGCTCTCGCGGACGATCTCCGAGTTCTGGAACCACCGCTGGAACCAGACCGTTCACCGCTTTCTGAAGCAGCACGTCTTCGTCCCCGTGGCCCGGCGGAGGGGCGTCTGGGGAGGAACGGCCGCGGTGTTCGGGGTGAGCGCCCTGGGCCACGCGGCCTTCATGCTGCCTGCGGTGGGCCCCTTCTGGGCCGGGATGATGGGGGCGTTCTTCCTGGTTCAGCTGCCGCTGGTCTGGCTCGAGCGCGTCCTGGCCGTGGGACGGTGGCCGGCGCCGCTCGCCCATCTCTGGACGGTGACGTGGCTGGGCGCCAGCTCACCACTGTTCGTTGAGCCCTGCCTCCAGATCGTCGACACCTGGGGCGGGGGCTGA
- a CDS encoding efflux RND transporter permease subunit, whose product MFVDFFIRRPVFAAVCSIVLTLVGLIAIPTLPISQYPDLAPPQVTVTSTYVGASAEVVESAVTIPLEQELNGVEGMRYISSTSANDGTSQITITFEPTRDIEVAAVDVQNRVSRAAARLPSQVNQTGIVVNKASSQMLLTLGLSSPDNRYDAKFLSNYADVNLKDAIKRVRGVGEVRIFGERKFSMRLWLDPTSMASRALTPQDVVRALQEQNLQVAAGQVGQPPSSDEQPYQMAVRAHGRLIEPEEFGEIVLQRSQDGRLVRVKDVGRVELGAENYGTLLRFNGKTGVGLAIFQLPTANALDVRDGVIKEMDRLAQQFPPGLEYRTGNDTTLAVRASVTEVVHTLIEAIALVILVIFLFLHGWRSVLITALTLPVSLVGTFAFVYLMGFSINTLTLFGLTLATGLVVDDAIVVIENIERLMAEKGLSPMKAAREGMKEVSGAVVAISIVLVAVFIPVALFPGTTGSIYRQFALTIAVSVGLSTFCALTLTPALSARLLKHHHGQKWIFFRKVDQALDWTRDVYSRALHRLLKHPILILAAFLLCIAGTVALFRAAPTGFIPDEDQGYLMITVQGPEGMALAQTEKVLAEVEAILQKLPEVKTVFAIGGFSFQGNGPNFATVFVPLHPWEQRTKPEQSVPALVEKLRGPLSSIGGARVLPFQPPAIRGVGNVGGYQFIVEDTAGGRSLDELAASTQELVAKANEDGRLRGVFTSFNADTPLLDVEVDRQKAKALGVPIEQIFGTMQVYMGSQYVNDFNYANRTYRVYLQAEQQFRDSAQDIGGFYVRSDSGSMIPLESLVKVEPTVSAQVIRHYNLFRSAEINGQPTPGVSSGQALDVMDEIATANLPQGMSTEWTGISLEQKQSGGQTAIIFALGLLFVFLVLAAQYESFSLPFVIILSVPLAMTGALGLQMARGFANDVFCQVGLVMLVGLASKNAILIVEFAEQLRDQGKSAVDAVVEAASVRLRPILMTSVAFLLGVVPLMTASGAGAASRNSLGTAVFGGMLVSTVVNFIFIPGLYVLMQRLRGEAKRTATEEEAEISPAPSH is encoded by the coding sequence GTGTTCGTCGACTTCTTCATCCGTAGGCCTGTCTTCGCCGCCGTCTGCTCCATCGTGCTGACGCTGGTGGGACTCATCGCCATCCCCACGCTGCCCATCTCCCAGTACCCGGACCTCGCGCCGCCCCAGGTCACCGTCACCAGCACCTACGTGGGCGCCAGCGCCGAGGTGGTGGAGAGCGCCGTCACCATCCCGCTCGAGCAGGAGCTCAACGGCGTGGAGGGCATGCGCTACATCAGCTCCACCAGCGCCAACGACGGCACGAGTCAGATCACCATCACCTTCGAGCCCACGCGCGACATCGAGGTGGCCGCCGTCGATGTGCAGAACCGCGTGAGCCGCGCCGCGGCGCGCCTGCCCTCCCAGGTGAACCAGACGGGCATCGTCGTCAACAAGGCCTCCAGCCAGATGCTGCTGACGCTGGGCCTGTCGAGCCCCGACAACCGCTACGACGCGAAGTTCCTCAGCAACTACGCCGACGTGAACCTGAAGGACGCCATCAAGCGCGTCCGGGGCGTGGGCGAGGTGCGCATCTTCGGCGAGCGCAAGTTCTCGATGCGCCTGTGGCTGGACCCTACCTCCATGGCGAGCCGGGCCCTCACGCCCCAGGACGTGGTGCGGGCCCTCCAGGAGCAGAACCTCCAGGTGGCCGCGGGGCAGGTGGGCCAGCCGCCGTCGAGCGACGAGCAGCCCTACCAGATGGCGGTGCGCGCGCACGGCCGGCTCATCGAGCCCGAGGAGTTCGGAGAAATTGTCCTGCAGCGCAGCCAGGATGGGCGCCTCGTGCGGGTGAAGGACGTGGGCCGGGTGGAGCTGGGCGCGGAGAACTACGGCACCCTGCTGCGCTTCAACGGCAAGACGGGCGTCGGCCTCGCCATCTTCCAGCTGCCCACCGCCAACGCGCTCGATGTGCGCGACGGCGTCATCAAGGAGATGGACCGGCTGGCCCAGCAGTTCCCGCCGGGGCTGGAGTACCGCACGGGCAATGACACCACGCTGGCGGTGCGCGCCTCCGTCACCGAGGTGGTCCACACCCTCATCGAGGCCATCGCGCTGGTGATCCTCGTCATCTTCCTGTTCCTGCACGGGTGGCGCAGCGTGCTCATCACCGCGCTCACCCTGCCGGTGTCCCTGGTGGGCACCTTCGCCTTCGTCTACCTGATGGGCTTCTCCATCAACACGCTGACGCTCTTCGGCCTGACGCTGGCCACGGGCCTCGTGGTGGACGACGCCATCGTGGTCATCGAGAACATCGAGCGGTTGATGGCCGAGAAGGGGCTGTCGCCCATGAAGGCGGCCCGCGAGGGCATGAAGGAAGTGTCCGGCGCCGTGGTGGCCATCTCCATCGTGCTGGTGGCGGTGTTCATCCCCGTGGCGCTGTTCCCCGGCACCACGGGCTCCATCTACCGCCAGTTCGCGCTGACGATCGCCGTGTCGGTGGGCCTGTCCACCTTCTGCGCGCTGACGCTGACCCCGGCGCTCAGCGCCCGGCTGCTCAAGCACCACCACGGGCAGAAGTGGATCTTCTTCCGCAAGGTGGACCAGGCGCTCGACTGGACGCGCGATGTCTACAGCCGCGCGCTGCACCGGCTGCTGAAGCACCCGATTCTCATTCTTGCCGCGTTCCTCCTGTGCATCGCGGGCACGGTGGCGCTCTTCCGGGCGGCGCCCACGGGCTTCATCCCCGACGAGGATCAGGGCTACCTGATGATCACCGTCCAGGGGCCCGAGGGCATGGCGCTGGCGCAGACCGAGAAGGTGCTGGCGGAGGTGGAGGCCATCCTGCAGAAGCTGCCCGAGGTGAAGACCGTCTTCGCCATCGGCGGCTTCTCCTTCCAGGGCAACGGCCCCAACTTCGCCACCGTCTTCGTGCCCCTGCACCCATGGGAGCAGCGGACGAAGCCGGAGCAGTCGGTGCCCGCGCTGGTGGAGAAGCTGCGTGGGCCGCTCAGCTCCATCGGTGGGGCGCGCGTGCTGCCGTTCCAGCCCCCGGCCATCCGGGGCGTGGGCAACGTGGGTGGCTACCAGTTCATCGTCGAGGACACGGCCGGTGGGCGCTCGCTGGATGAGCTGGCCGCGTCCACCCAGGAGCTGGTGGCCAAGGCCAACGAGGACGGCCGGCTGCGCGGTGTCTTCACGTCCTTCAACGCGGACACGCCGCTGCTGGATGTCGAGGTGGACCGGCAGAAGGCCAAGGCGCTCGGGGTTCCGATCGAGCAGATCTTCGGCACCATGCAGGTCTACATGGGCAGCCAGTACGTCAACGACTTCAACTACGCGAACCGCACCTACCGCGTGTACCTGCAGGCCGAGCAGCAGTTCCGCGACAGCGCGCAGGACATTGGCGGTTTCTACGTGCGCAGCGACAGCGGGTCGATGATTCCGCTGGAGTCGCTGGTGAAGGTGGAGCCCACGGTGTCCGCCCAGGTCATCCGGCACTACAACCTGTTCCGCTCGGCGGAGATCAACGGCCAGCCGACGCCGGGCGTCTCCTCCGGCCAGGCGCTGGACGTGATGGACGAGATCGCCACGGCGAACCTGCCCCAGGGCATGAGCACGGAGTGGACGGGCATCAGCCTGGAGCAGAAGCAGAGCGGCGGGCAGACGGCGATCATCTTCGCGCTGGGCCTGCTGTTCGTGTTCCTGGTGCTGGCGGCGCAGTACGAGAGCTTCAGCCTGCCGTTCGTCATCATCCTCTCGGTTCCCCTGGCGATGACGGGCGCGCTGGGCCTGCAGATGGCGCGCGGCTTCGCCAACGACGTGTTCTGCCAGGTGGGCCTGGTGATGCTGGTGGGACTTGCCAGCAAGAACGCCATCCTCATCGTGGAGTTCGCCGAGCAGCTGCGCGATCAGGGCAAGTCCGCGGTGGATGCGGTGGTGGAGGCGGCCAGCGTGCGTCTGCGGCCCATCCTGATGACCTCCGTCGCCTTCCTCCTGGGCGTGGTGCCGCTGATGACGGCGTCGGGCGCGGGCGCGGCCTCGCGCAACTCGCTGGGCACGGCGGTGTTCGGCGGCATGCTGGTGTCCACGGTGGTCAACTTCATCTTCATTCCCGGCCTCTACGTGCTGATGCAGCGGCTGCGGGGCGAGGCGAAGCGGACGGCCACGGAGGAAGAGGCGGAAATCTCCCCCGCGCCGTCGCACTGA
- a CDS encoding class I SAM-dependent methyltransferase produces MNAEAPAPLAVTTSANPDPPLIAQARAAASAWAVPFFPRRPGEGVADWLGTRTAALLVFGRDGVTLRDAEGQHAFHGGMAHLRRLRLAEGEPDTFVRMADLRPGDAVLDCTLGLGQDAIVAALAVGPQGRVVGLEKRLALYAVVSEGLKTYALGPDSCRVEAVHADASEYLRTLPSRSFDIVFFDPMFSKPRKAQPGFDVLRRFADHAPLTPETLAEAERVARRWVVVKGAKYSDDLKKLGLAPEPGSRHTDVIWGRRRIRGG; encoded by the coding sequence GTGAATGCCGAGGCTCCGGCGCCCCTCGCGGTGACCACCAGTGCCAATCCGGACCCACCGCTCATCGCTCAGGCCCGCGCGGCCGCGAGCGCATGGGCGGTTCCTTTTTTTCCGCGCAGGCCCGGCGAGGGCGTCGCGGACTGGCTGGGCACCCGGACCGCGGCGCTCCTCGTCTTCGGCCGGGACGGCGTGACGCTCCGGGACGCGGAGGGCCAGCACGCCTTTCACGGGGGCATGGCGCACCTGCGGCGGCTCCGGCTGGCCGAAGGAGAGCCGGATACCTTCGTGCGCATGGCGGACCTGCGCCCCGGGGATGCGGTGCTCGACTGCACCCTGGGCCTGGGGCAGGACGCCATCGTGGCGGCGCTGGCGGTGGGGCCGCAGGGCAGGGTGGTGGGGCTGGAGAAGCGCCTGGCCCTCTATGCCGTCGTCTCGGAAGGGCTGAAGACTTACGCGCTCGGCCCGGACTCGTGCCGGGTCGAGGCGGTGCACGCGGATGCGAGCGAGTACCTGCGCACGCTGCCCTCGCGCTCCTTCGACATCGTGTTCTTCGATCCGATGTTCTCCAAGCCCCGGAAGGCGCAGCCCGGCTTCGACGTCCTGCGCCGTTTCGCGGACCACGCGCCGCTCACGCCGGAGACGCTGGCGGAGGCGGAGCGCGTGGCCCGGCGGTGGGTGGTGGTCAAAGGCGCGAAGTATTCCGATGACTTGAAGAAGCTGGGGCTGGCCCCGGAGCCAGGCTCCCGGCACACCGACGTCATCTGGGGCCGCAGGCGCATCCGTGGCGGGTAG
- a CDS encoding MarR family winged helix-turn-helix transcriptional regulator — MNLAEQVASLRRTLHRFITRRLSKRTRRPFQQLLALKYIAKQEAHTQASLAERLMVDAPAASRLVDRLEEEGLVKRCAGENRRCVRLEVTAASEAELEVLRDASHWVESEASRHLSVTEMSELKRLLEKVQIGMNQTLETLGPDDSDEPLEKTT, encoded by the coding sequence ATGAACCTCGCCGAGCAAGTGGCATCTCTGCGCCGAACGTTGCACCGGTTCATTACCCGCCGGCTGAGCAAGCGCACCCGGAGGCCCTTTCAACAATTATTGGCCCTCAAATACATCGCCAAACAGGAGGCCCACACCCAAGCTTCCCTGGCCGAGCGATTAATGGTGGATGCGCCCGCGGCGAGCCGTCTGGTGGACCGTCTGGAGGAGGAAGGGCTCGTGAAGCGCTGCGCCGGAGAGAACCGGCGCTGTGTGCGCCTGGAGGTCACCGCCGCGTCCGAGGCAGAGCTCGAGGTGCTGCGCGACGCGTCCCACTGGGTGGAGAGCGAGGCGAGCCGTCACCTCTCCGTGACCGAGATGAGCGAGCTCAAGCGCCTGCTGGAAAAGGTGCAGATCGGGATGAACCAGACCCTGGAGACGCTCGGTCCCGACGACTCCGACGAGCCCCTGGAAAAAACGACGTGA